A stretch of Parvimonas micra DNA encodes these proteins:
- a CDS encoding SufS family cysteine desulfurase — translation MTKTILDIRRDFPYLNEEKVGKKVIYLDNAATSQKPQAVIDTITNYYSYQNGSPHRGSHYLSMSATEIYEGTRKKVKNFLNAKRTTEIIFTKNASEALNLVAYCYLNKLEKDDEIMLSIMEHHSNLCTWQFLKEKTGAKLNYIYLDDNFQLDMKSFEEKISDKVKLVCITAASNVVATMPDIKKVIEIAHKNGAKVLVDASQIVAHKKLDVQELDVDFLAFSGHKMLSAMGVGVLYGKFDLLKEMNPFLYGGDMIEYVYEDYSTYLLPAGRFEAGTQNVGAVASLGSAIDYLEELGFDYIEKLEGELMNFAFEEMKKLDFIKTYTTTEENRCPVIAFNVKDAHPHDVSSILDSFGIAIRSGHHCAEPLHRYLNENATCRVSFSFYNTKEEVEYFIEKLKEVRRILHLGH, via the coding sequence ATGACTAAAACTATTCTTGATATTAGAAGAGATTTTCCATATTTGAACGAAGAAAAAGTTGGGAAAAAAGTTATTTATTTAGATAATGCAGCTACAAGCCAAAAGCCACAAGCTGTTATTGATACTATAACAAATTACTATTCTTATCAAAATGGAAGTCCACATAGAGGCAGTCATTACTTAAGTATGTCTGCAACAGAAATTTATGAGGGAACAAGAAAAAAAGTTAAGAATTTTCTTAATGCAAAGAGAACTACTGAAATAATTTTTACAAAAAATGCTAGTGAAGCACTTAATTTAGTTGCCTATTGTTATCTTAACAAATTAGAAAAAGATGATGAAATAATGCTTAGTATTATGGAACATCATAGTAATTTATGTACTTGGCAATTTTTAAAAGAAAAAACAGGTGCTAAACTTAACTATATTTACCTTGATGACAATTTCCAATTGGATATGAAATCTTTTGAAGAAAAAATTTCCGATAAAGTAAAATTGGTATGTATAACTGCTGCATCAAATGTAGTAGCCACAATGCCTGACATCAAAAAAGTTATTGAAATCGCTCATAAAAACGGAGCAAAAGTTTTAGTTGATGCTTCTCAAATTGTTGCACATAAAAAATTAGACGTCCAAGAATTAGATGTTGATTTCTTAGCCTTTTCAGGACATAAAATGTTAAGTGCAATGGGCGTTGGTGTACTTTATGGAAAATTTGACCTCTTAAAAGAAATGAATCCTTTCCTTTATGGAGGAGACATGATTGAATATGTTTATGAGGATTATTCAACATATCTTTTACCGGCAGGTCGTTTTGAAGCGGGAACGCAAAATGTAGGAGCAGTTGCTTCACTTGGTTCTGCGATTGACTATCTAGAAGAATTGGGATTTGATTATATAGAAAAACTGGAAGGAGAACTTATGAATTTTGCTTTTGAAGAAATGAAAAAGCTAGATTTCATAAAGACTTATACTACAACTGAAGAAAACAGATGTCCAGTTATAGCTTTTAATGTAAAAGATGCACATCCTCATGATGTATCTTCAATACTTGATAGCTTTGGAATTGCAATAAGAAGTGGTCATCATTGTGCAGAGCCTTTGCATAGATATTTGAATGAAAATGCAACTTGTAGAGTAAGTTTTTCTTTCTATAACACTAAAGAAGAAGTAGAATATTTCATTGAGAAATTAAAAGAAGTAAGGAGAATATTACATCTTGGACATTAG